A window of the Polaribacter sp. HaHaR_3_91 genome harbors these coding sequences:
- a CDS encoding S9 family peptidase, with the protein MIRFITYLIILTLGTLTSSAQLKTEEILIKNGEIELPGTLTFIEEKTPLIIWIHGSGPVDRNGNQPAQNVKANYIKQFRDSINKENIAFFSYDKRTANKNNSKLLAHTKITDFTLDAEKVITHFKNENRFSKIILVGHSQGSLIAMMAAKEVDQYISIAGSGEQIDETIIKQITKNNAPLGLAARKQFDTLRVKGKIETVHPFLMSIFGKPNQAFLYDWMQLNPKIEIKKLKIPVLIINGDKDLQVTIEDAKILHAANTNSKLVIIENMNHVLKDIQKEEDNIKSYYSSEYQISNKLIKTISLFIKK; encoded by the coding sequence ATGATTCGTTTTATTACTTACCTCATAATCTTAACCTTAGGAACCTTAACTTCTTCTGCGCAGTTAAAAACTGAAGAAATTTTAATAAAAAATGGAGAAATAGAGCTTCCAGGAACCTTAACTTTTATAGAAGAAAAAACACCTTTAATAATTTGGATTCATGGTTCTGGCCCCGTAGACAGAAACGGAAATCAGCCTGCACAAAACGTAAAAGCAAACTATATTAAACAGTTTAGAGATTCCATCAATAAAGAAAATATTGCTTTTTTTAGTTATGATAAAAGAACAGCTAACAAGAATAATAGCAAGTTATTAGCACATACAAAAATTACAGATTTCACACTAGATGCAGAAAAAGTAATTACACATTTTAAAAATGAAAACCGTTTTTCTAAAATTATTTTAGTTGGCCACAGTCAAGGTTCATTAATTGCAATGATGGCTGCTAAAGAAGTCGACCAATATATATCTATTGCTGGCTCAGGAGAGCAGATAGATGAAACTATTATAAAACAAATTACAAAAAACAATGCTCCTTTAGGTCTTGCGGCCAGGAAACAATTTGACACTTTAAGAGTAAAAGGTAAGATAGAAACTGTTCATCCGTTTTTAATGAGCATATTTGGCAAACCAAATCAGGCTTTTTTATACGATTGGATGCAGTTGAACCCTAAAATCGAGATTAAAAAATTAAAGATTCCTGTTTTAATTATTAATGGAGATAAAGATTTACAAGTAACCATAGAAGATGCTAAAATATTACATGCAGCAAATACTAACTCTAAATTAGTAATTATAGAAAACATGAATCATGTTTTAAAAGACATTCAAAAAGAGGAAGATAATATAAAATCTTACTATTCTTCTGAATACCAAATCTCAAATAAACTAATAAAAACCATTAGTTTATTTATAAAAAAATAA
- a CDS encoding aminotransferase class V-fold PLP-dependent enzyme has product MISVNKNNIVKSDLENYFNQFKVNIVGINQTFQSPYGEQKLIYTDWTASGRLYRPIEEKLINEFGPFIANTHTETSTSGAAMTLAYHEARSIIKRHVNANDNDVLITSGTGMTGVVNKFQRILGLKVSENLKEHTHIPDEIRPIVFVSHMEHHSNHTSWIETIADVEVVPCNDEGLLCVKKFEECIKKYEHRKIKIASITACSNVTGIKTAYHEVAKLIHKYNGLCFVDFACCAPYVDINMHPENEDEQLDAIFFSPHKFLGGPGTSGVLVFNKKLYKNVVPDNPGGGTVSYTNPWGQHDYFVDVETREDGGTPGFMQAIKIALSIQLKDQMGVVNIKKREDEINAVVFETLESLSGVKILAPNHKDRLSIFSFYFEKHHFNMVVKILNDRFGIQTRGGCSCAGTYGHFLLNVDQATSNRIKDEILLGCSTDKPGWIRLSIHPTITSEELSFICNSLKELSENIEEWSKDYKYDTLKNDFLHKNVLPIEKELVKKWFSL; this is encoded by the coding sequence ATGATTTCAGTAAATAAAAACAACATAGTAAAATCTGATTTAGAAAATTATTTCAATCAGTTTAAAGTAAATATTGTTGGTATTAATCAGACTTTTCAATCTCCTTATGGAGAACAAAAATTAATTTATACAGATTGGACCGCAAGCGGAAGATTATACCGTCCAATTGAAGAAAAGTTAATAAATGAGTTTGGTCCTTTTATAGCAAATACACATACAGAAACATCAACTTCTGGTGCAGCTATGACCTTAGCATATCATGAAGCTAGAAGCATTATTAAACGTCATGTTAATGCAAATGATAATGATGTTTTAATTACTTCTGGTACAGGAATGACGGGTGTTGTTAACAAATTTCAAAGAATTTTAGGATTAAAAGTTTCAGAAAATTTAAAAGAGCATACTCATATTCCAGATGAAATTAGACCTATTGTTTTTGTATCTCACATGGAGCATCATTCTAACCATACTTCTTGGATAGAAACAATTGCAGATGTTGAGGTAGTACCTTGTAATGATGAAGGTTTGTTATGTGTAAAGAAATTTGAAGAATGTATTAAGAAATACGAACATAGAAAAATAAAGATTGCTTCTATAACTGCCTGTTCTAATGTTACAGGAATTAAAACGGCGTATCATGAAGTTGCAAAACTAATACATAAATACAATGGACTCTGTTTTGTAGATTTTGCTTGTTGTGCTCCTTATGTAGATATAAATATGCACCCAGAAAATGAAGACGAACAGTTAGATGCCATCTTCTTTTCTCCTCATAAGTTTTTAGGAGGCCCAGGAACTTCTGGAGTTTTGGTTTTTAATAAGAAATTGTATAAAAATGTGGTGCCAGATAACCCGGGTGGAGGTACGGTAAGTTATACAAACCCATGGGGACAACATGATTATTTTGTAGATGTAGAAACAAGAGAAGATGGTGGAACACCAGGTTTTATGCAGGCCATAAAAATTGCACTTTCTATTCAGCTGAAAGACCAAATGGGCGTTGTAAATATTAAGAAAAGGGAGGATGAAATTAATGCCGTAGTATTTGAAACTTTAGAAAGTCTTTCGGGAGTAAAAATATTAGCACCAAACCATAAAGACCGATTAAGTATTTTTTCTTTTTATTTTGAAAAACATCACTTTAATATGGTTGTAAAAATTTTAAATGATAGATTCGGAATTCAAACTAGAGGAGGTTGTTCTTGTGCAGGAACTTACGGACATTTTTTATTAAATGTAGATCAAGCAACATCTAATAGAATTAAAGATGAAATTTTACTTGGCTGCAGTACGGATAAACCGGGTTGGATTCGCTTGTCAATTCATCCAACAATTACATCAGAAGAGTTAAGCTTTATTTGTAATTCTTTAAAAGAACTGTCAGAAAACATTGAAGAATGGTCTAAAGATTATAAGTATGATACTCTTAAAAATGATTTTTTACACAAGAATGTTCTGCCTATAGAAAAAGAGTTGGTAAAGAAATGGTTTTCATTATAA
- a CDS encoding TlpA disulfide reductase family protein: protein MFKNGFYSLLFLSLLFSCKKGEVKEVSQKVSSVKSYTYNELKPLLEKNDGKTYVVNFWATWCAPCVKELPAFEKLNKEYAAKNVEVILVSLDFPKQVDKRLIPFINKHNLQSKVVLLNDINEDVWIKAIDSTWSGAIPATLIYNANGRTFYEQSFDYEELETELKTIL, encoded by the coding sequence ATGTTTAAAAACGGTTTTTATTCTTTGCTATTTTTGTCCCTTTTATTTTCCTGTAAAAAAGGAGAAGTAAAAGAAGTATCACAAAAAGTAAGCTCAGTAAAGTCTTATACATACAATGAATTGAAACCTTTGTTAGAAAAAAATGATGGTAAAACATACGTTGTTAATTTTTGGGCAACTTGGTGTGCTCCTTGTGTAAAAGAATTACCGGCATTTGAAAAATTAAACAAAGAATACGCAGCTAAAAATGTAGAAGTTATTTTGGTGAGTTTAGACTTTCCGAAGCAGGTAGATAAAAGATTGATTCCATTTATCAATAAACATAATTTACAGTCTAAAGTTGTTTTATTAAATGATATAAATGAAGATGTTTGGATAAAAGCGATAGACTCTACTTGGTCTGGAGCCATACCAGCTACATTAATTTACAATGCAAACGGAAGAACGTTTTATGAGCAATCTTTCGATTATGAAGAACTAGAAACAGAGTTAAAAACTATTTTATAA
- a CDS encoding thioredoxin family protein gives MKFTKSILLVFVVLVASAFTIKTADGYQVGDTIEDFKLINIDDKLVSLSDYSNAKGFVIIFTCNTCPYSVANEDRIIALDLKYKKLGYPVIAINPNDPKASKGDSLEDMKVRAEEKGFSFPYLLDEGQKVYPKFGATKTPHVFVVSKPGMKVEYIGAVDNNSRDADAVSEKYVENVVDALLSGKKPIKTNTRAIGCSIKVL, from the coding sequence ATGAAATTTACAAAATCAATTTTACTAGTATTTGTAGTTCTTGTGGCAAGTGCCTTTACGATAAAAACAGCAGATGGTTACCAAGTAGGTGACACTATAGAAGATTTTAAATTAATAAATATTGATGATAAGTTGGTTTCTCTATCAGATTATTCTAATGCAAAAGGATTTGTAATCATTTTTACGTGTAATACGTGTCCGTATTCTGTGGCTAATGAAGATAGAATAATTGCTTTAGATTTGAAATATAAGAAATTAGGTTACCCTGTAATTGCTATTAATCCGAATGATCCAAAAGCATCTAAAGGAGATAGTTTAGAAGATATGAAGGTTAGGGCAGAAGAGAAGGGTTTTTCGTTTCCTTATTTATTAGATGAAGGACAAAAAGTATATCCAAAATTTGGAGCAACTAAAACACCTCATGTATTTGTGGTAAGCAAGCCAGGTATGAAAGTAGAATATATTGGTGCAGTAGATAATAATTCTAGAGATGCAGATGCAGTGTCTGAGAAATATGTAGAAAATGTTGTAGATGCTTTATTATCTGGAAAAAAGCCTATAAAAACAAACACTAGAGCAATTGGTTGCTCAATAAAAGTATTATAA
- a CDS encoding DEAD/DEAH box helicase, with amino-acid sequence MQFSELPLHKSILKAVAEERFHRPTQVQEKAIPLVLAKKNVIVSAQTGTGKTAAFALPIIQLLLDKKVEDEKAKKKIKSLIITPTRELAIQILENFVSYSKYTDLKTTAVFGGVSLEPQKEILGEGVDVLVATPGRLIDLQLQGNIDLSAIEIFVLDEADLMLDMGFIADVKKIEALCPKQKQTLLFSATIPEKIDELAKRILKSPIKIEINPEETTAKNIGQLLYYLPKKNKTDLCLHLLRNTINGKIIIFRRTKFGVDKLEESLLKNGYKVTSIHGDKTQAIRNKAIEDFKDKKANILIATDVAARGIDITNVDAIINFDIPNIPETYIHRIGRTGRAGKSGIAFSFCSPDENAYIKLIETLIEKPIKVIAEHPYPIAPPKHRKKQPNTVSKHNKGRKSEASKKNKKRWY; translated from the coding sequence ATGCAGTTTTCTGAATTACCTTTACATAAATCCATCTTAAAAGCAGTTGCTGAAGAGCGATTTCATAGACCAACCCAAGTACAAGAAAAAGCAATCCCTTTAGTTTTAGCTAAAAAAAACGTAATTGTTTCTGCACAAACAGGTACCGGAAAAACTGCTGCTTTTGCACTGCCTATTATTCAACTTTTATTAGATAAAAAAGTAGAAGATGAAAAAGCTAAAAAGAAGATAAAATCATTAATTATAACACCAACCCGTGAGTTAGCAATACAAATTTTAGAAAATTTTGTAAGCTACAGCAAATACACCGATTTAAAAACTACTGCTGTTTTTGGAGGTGTATCTTTAGAACCTCAAAAAGAAATATTAGGCGAAGGTGTAGATGTTTTGGTTGCAACTCCTGGTAGATTAATTGATTTACAATTACAAGGAAACATCGATTTAAGTGCTATTGAAATTTTTGTTTTAGATGAAGCAGATTTAATGTTAGACATGGGCTTTATTGCCGATGTTAAAAAAATAGAAGCATTATGTCCTAAGCAAAAACAAACATTACTTTTTTCTGCAACAATTCCAGAAAAAATAGATGAATTGGCTAAAAGGATTTTAAAAAGCCCTATTAAGATTGAAATAAACCCAGAAGAAACTACCGCAAAAAATATCGGTCAGTTATTGTATTATCTTCCAAAGAAAAACAAAACCGATTTGTGCTTGCATTTGTTAAGAAACACCATAAACGGGAAAATAATTATTTTTAGACGTACCAAATTTGGTGTAGACAAATTAGAAGAATCGTTACTTAAAAACGGCTACAAAGTTACAAGTATTCATGGTGATAAAACCCAAGCAATACGTAACAAAGCAATTGAAGATTTTAAAGACAAAAAAGCAAATATTTTAATTGCGACAGATGTTGCTGCACGTGGAATTGACATTACAAATGTAGATGCCATTATTAATTTTGATATTCCTAACATACCAGAAACATATATTCATAGAATTGGTAGAACTGGTAGAGCTGGTAAATCTGGAATTGCTTTTTCTTTCTGTTCTCCAGATGAAAATGCTTATATTAAATTAATTGAAACGTTAATAGAAAAGCCAATTAAAGTAATCGCAGAACATCCTTACCCTATTGCGCCACCAAAACATAGAAAAAAACAACCTAATACGGTTAGTAAACATAATAAAGGAAGAAAGTCTGAAGCTTCTAAGAAAAATAAAAAACGCTGGTATTAA
- a CDS encoding DUF4177 domain-containing protein: MKEYKIVELKLGLRNRVQNFEDLLNQYAREGWTYKEIPQGWNSVIFERDKNR, from the coding sequence ATGAAAGAATATAAAATAGTAGAGCTAAAACTAGGTCTTAGAAATCGAGTTCAAAATTTTGAAGATTTATTAAATCAATATGCTAGAGAAGGTTGGACTTATAAAGAAATACCTCAAGGCTGGAACTCTGTAATCTTTGAACGAGACAAAAACAGATAA
- a CDS encoding cytochrome c biogenesis protein CcdA, which yields MKNIILILLLTLGFASHAQVFEPVKWTASVEKVSETEYNLVAKASIDRGWHLYSQNVPEDGPIPTSFSFEENEGYSLIGNVEEEEGHTIDDPVFNMVIKFFEDSATFKQKIKITSTELTAIIGEVEFMVCDDSKCLPPTYIDLEFNFNNTAATKEISVASVTSEKESVLKSTTANTPSEDNNQRGLISIFLIAFISGFAALLTPCVFPMIPMTVSFFTKQSKTKAAGIKNAIIYGLSIIVIYVLLGVLVSLLFGADALNALSTNVWFNVIFFILLLVFAASFLGAFEIMLPNSWANKVDSQADRGGLIGIFFMALALAIVSFSCTGPIVGTLLVEAAAGGSQIGPIVGMLGFSLAIALPFALFAAFPGWLNSLPKSGGWLNTVKVVLGFLELALAFKFLSNADLVLQLHWLEREVFIAIWIAVFGGLTLYLFGKIQLPHDSPIKHISVGRLGLGLFSLTFTLYMLPGLWGAPLNLISAFPPPQHYSESPYGVGYMKLGSGDASQIEIPDGAHLMPPHNILSFNDYDKGLAYAKKVGKPVMMDFTGHACVNCRKMEQNVWVQPNILKMLKNDVILISLYVDDKRKLEDDEVVESKLRPGKKLKYIGQKWSEMQTIKYKTNTQPFYVLMNHDEEDLNAPVGYTPNSDDYYNWMKEGIKKFK from the coding sequence ATGAAGAATATAATTTTAATTTTATTATTAACACTTGGGTTTGCATCCCACGCTCAGGTTTTTGAACCTGTAAAATGGACTGCTTCTGTAGAAAAAGTATCAGAAACAGAATACAATCTTGTAGCAAAGGCAAGTATAGATAGAGGTTGGCATTTATACTCTCAAAATGTACCAGAAGATGGACCAATACCCACCTCATTTAGTTTCGAAGAAAATGAAGGTTATTCTTTAATAGGTAATGTTGAAGAAGAAGAGGGACATACGATAGATGACCCTGTTTTTAATATGGTCATTAAGTTTTTTGAAGACAGTGCAACTTTTAAACAAAAAATAAAAATTACAAGTACAGAACTTACTGCAATAATAGGAGAAGTAGAGTTTATGGTTTGTGATGATAGTAAGTGTCTTCCGCCTACCTATATAGATTTAGAATTTAATTTTAATAATACAGCTGCTACAAAAGAAATTTCAGTTGCAAGTGTAACATCAGAAAAAGAAAGTGTTTTAAAAAGCACAACAGCTAATACACCAAGTGAAGACAATAATCAAAGAGGTTTAATTTCAATCTTTTTAATTGCCTTTATATCTGGTTTTGCAGCATTGTTAACACCTTGTGTGTTCCCAATGATACCTATGACGGTGAGCTTTTTTACAAAACAAAGTAAAACAAAGGCTGCAGGAATTAAAAATGCCATTATTTACGGACTTTCAATTATTGTAATTTACGTTTTATTAGGAGTTTTGGTTAGTCTACTATTTGGAGCAGATGCATTAAATGCACTTTCTACCAATGTGTGGTTTAATGTTATCTTCTTTATTCTATTATTGGTTTTTGCAGCTTCCTTTTTAGGAGCTTTCGAAATTATGTTACCAAATTCTTGGGCAAATAAAGTAGATTCTCAAGCAGATAGAGGTGGTTTAATAGGTATCTTTTTTATGGCTTTGGCATTGGCTATTGTGTCCTTTTCTTGTACAGGCCCTATTGTTGGTACTTTATTAGTAGAGGCTGCAGCTGGTGGAAGTCAAATAGGTCCAATAGTGGGCATGTTAGGTTTTTCTTTAGCAATTGCTTTACCATTTGCATTATTTGCTGCGTTTCCTGGTTGGTTAAATTCTTTGCCAAAATCGGGAGGTTGGTTAAACACTGTAAAAGTAGTTTTAGGATTCTTAGAACTTGCGTTGGCTTTCAAATTCTTATCGAATGCAGATTTAGTTCTTCAGTTACATTGGTTAGAAAGAGAAGTATTTATAGCTATTTGGATTGCAGTTTTTGGAGGGTTAACTTTATATCTTTTCGGAAAAATACAATTACCACATGATTCTCCGATAAAACATATTTCTGTAGGTAGATTAGGTTTGGGATTATTTTCATTAACTTTTACATTGTATATGTTACCAGGTTTATGGGGAGCACCTTTAAATTTAATAAGTGCTTTTCCTCCACCACAGCATTATAGCGAATCTCCTTACGGTGTAGGATATATGAAACTAGGTTCTGGAGATGCTTCTCAAATAGAAATTCCTGATGGAGCACATTTAATGCCCCCACATAATATTTTATCATTTAACGACTATGATAAAGGTTTGGCTTATGCTAAAAAGGTAGGGAAGCCAGTAATGATGGATTTTACAGGTCATGCTTGTGTAAACTGTAGAAAAATGGAGCAAAATGTTTGGGTGCAACCAAATATTTTAAAAATGCTTAAAAATGACGTAATTTTAATTTCTTTATATGTTGATGATAAAAGAAAGTTAGAGGATGATGAAGTGGTAGAAAGTAAATTAAGACCTGGTAAAAAACTAAAGTATATTGGCCAGAAATGGAGTGAAATGCAAACCATTAAATATAAGACCAATACGCAACCTTTTTATGTTTTAATGAATCATGATGAAGAAGATTTAAATGCGCCAGTAGGATATACGCCTAATAGTGATGATTATTATAATTGGATGAAAGAAGGTATTAAAAAATTTAAATAA
- a CDS encoding S1/P1 nuclease, with product MKIKVLFILSIFLFSNFSAEETVFWGPTGHRTTGKIAEKHLSNKAKRKIDKLLKGQSLAFVSTFGDEIKSEKKYNEFYSWHYVNMGLDEKYADAEKNPAGDMVTGIYKCIEVLKDENSSEEDKVFYLKMLVHLVGDLHQPMHVGQREDKGGNTIQLQWFGKGTNLHSVWDSKIIEEYNMSYIELAENAKDLSKAEIKAIEKGTVVDWVDEVHEVTKEVYKSVKVGENLKYRYSYDHLGTVRTQLQKGGIRLAKILNEIF from the coding sequence ATGAAGATTAAAGTACTTTTTATACTATCGATATTTTTATTCTCAAATTTTTCAGCAGAAGAAACCGTTTTTTGGGGACCAACAGGACATAGAACTACAGGGAAAATTGCTGAGAAACATTTATCAAACAAAGCCAAAAGAAAAATTGATAAACTCTTAAAAGGACAAAGTTTAGCTTTTGTATCCACCTTTGGTGATGAAATAAAATCTGAGAAAAAATACAATGAATTTTATTCTTGGCATTATGTAAATATGGGATTAGATGAAAAGTATGCAGATGCAGAAAAAAATCCGGCAGGAGATATGGTTACTGGTATCTATAAATGTATAGAGGTTTTAAAGGATGAAAATAGTTCTGAGGAAGATAAAGTTTTCTATTTAAAAATGTTGGTTCATTTAGTAGGAGATTTACACCAACCAATGCATGTTGGTCAAAGAGAAGACAAAGGAGGGAATACTATACAGCTTCAATGGTTTGGTAAGGGTACAAATTTACACTCGGTTTGGGATTCTAAAATAATAGAAGAATACAACATGAGTTATATAGAATTGGCTGAAAATGCAAAAGATTTGTCAAAAGCAGAAATTAAAGCTATTGAAAAAGGAACTGTTGTAGATTGGGTAGATGAAGTTCATGAGGTTACAAAGGAGGTTTATAAATCTGTAAAGGTTGGCGAGAATTTAAAATACAGGTATTCTTATGATCATTTAGGAACTGTAAGAACTCAATTGCAAAAAGGAGGAATTCGTTTGGCTAAAATTTTAAACGAAATTTTCTAA
- a CDS encoding FMN-binding glutamate synthase family protein yields MKVREYFIIISILITAAVIVIAQFWFPIVWAFLLIGPLIILGLFDVFQTKHTIRRNFPLLGRFRYILESVRPEIMQYFVETDTEGRPLNRILRSLVYRRAKGENDTEPFGTQMDLYHSGYEWLEHSMYAKNNPKEIEEFPRLLIGGKDCKQPYSSSLLNISAMSFGSLSKNAVLALNKGAKMGNFAHNTGEGAISQYHLEHGGDLIWQVGTGYFGCRNEDGTFNETTFKENAIKPSVKMIEIKLSQGAKPGHGGILPASKNTEEIAKIRHVKPGIAVHSPPSHSAFSNPIEFMHFIKRLRELSDGKPIGFKLCLGRKQEFMDFCEAMIFTGIQPDFITVDGGEGGTGAAPVEFSNSMGMPLREGLIFVHDTLVGFGLRKDIKVIVAGKIISGFHMARAISLGADGCNSARAMMLAIGCIQALQCNSNTCPVGVATQNKSLVKGLVVEDKAPRAKRYHDATIHSFLELVAAAGLNDPSELTRDHISKRVGLYNVKTYEEIYPYLKEGCLLDISTIPLDYKKFFHLTRVMS; encoded by the coding sequence ATGAAAGTTCGTGAATATTTTATAATCATTTCTATTCTTATAACAGCAGCTGTTATTGTTATCGCTCAATTTTGGTTTCCAATTGTTTGGGCTTTCTTATTGATTGGACCGCTAATTATTTTGGGACTTTTTGATGTTTTTCAAACAAAGCATACTATTAGACGTAATTTTCCATTATTAGGTAGGTTTAGATATATTTTGGAGTCTGTAAGACCAGAAATTATGCAGTATTTTGTAGAAACAGATACTGAAGGGAGGCCATTAAACCGAATTTTAAGATCTTTAGTTTATAGAAGAGCAAAGGGAGAAAATGATACTGAACCTTTTGGAACTCAGATGGATTTGTACCATTCTGGTTATGAGTGGTTAGAGCATTCTATGTATGCGAAAAATAATCCAAAAGAAATTGAAGAATTTCCAAGATTATTAATTGGCGGTAAAGACTGTAAACAACCTTATTCTTCTAGTTTACTTAATATTTCTGCCATGAGTTTTGGTTCTTTAAGTAAAAATGCTGTTTTGGCATTAAATAAAGGAGCAAAAATGGGGAATTTTGCACACAATACTGGTGAGGGAGCTATTAGTCAATACCACTTAGAACATGGAGGAGATTTAATTTGGCAAGTTGGTACTGGATATTTTGGTTGTAGAAATGAAGACGGTACTTTTAATGAAACAACTTTTAAAGAAAATGCCATTAAACCATCGGTTAAAATGATAGAAATTAAACTATCACAAGGTGCTAAACCTGGTCATGGTGGAATTTTACCAGCTTCAAAAAATACAGAAGAAATTGCAAAAATAAGACACGTAAAACCAGGTATTGCGGTGCATTCTCCACCTTCTCATTCTGCTTTTTCTAACCCAATTGAGTTTATGCATTTTATTAAAAGGTTAAGAGAGCTTTCTGATGGAAAACCAATTGGTTTTAAATTATGTTTAGGAAGAAAACAAGAGTTTATGGATTTTTGTGAAGCGATGATTTTTACAGGAATACAACCAGATTTTATTACTGTTGATGGTGGAGAAGGAGGAACTGGTGCAGCGCCTGTAGAATTTTCTAATTCAATGGGAATGCCATTGCGTGAAGGTTTAATTTTTGTGCACGATACGCTTGTTGGTTTTGGATTAAGAAAAGATATTAAAGTAATTGTAGCAGGGAAAATCATTTCAGGTTTTCATATGGCTAGAGCAATTTCTTTAGGTGCAGATGGCTGTAATAGTGCTCGTGCAATGATGCTTGCAATTGGTTGTATTCAAGCGCTACAGTGTAATTCTAATACCTGCCCTGTTGGGGTAGCAACTCAAAATAAATCTTTAGTTAAAGGTTTGGTTGTAGAGGATAAAGCGCCAAGAGCAAAAAGATATCACGACGCTACTATTCATAGTTTTTTAGAATTGGTGGCAGCTGCAGGTTTAAATGATCCTAGTGAGTTAACAAGAGATCACATTAGTAAAAGAGTAGGTTTATATAATGTAAAAACTTACGAAGAAATTTATCCTTATTTAAAAGAAGGATGTTTGCTAGATATTAGTACGATTCCTTTAGATTATAAAAAATTCTTTCATCTTACAAGAGTTATGAGTTAG
- a CDS encoding SPFH domain-containing protein, whose translation MKAEKIIKPANGYLMLLIVLLLFIGGIVLCAMQETIVYALVSLIGFIGFFGFILVNPNTSKVILLFGKYVGTIKANGLYWANPLYKKKTISLRASNFDSERLKVNDKLGNPVMISTILVWRVTDTYKAAFDVDNYENFVRVQTDAAVRKLASMYPYDNFADEGHDEDITLRSSVNEVSEALEKEIDERLTIAGIEVLEARIGYLAYANEIASAMLKRQQATAIVAARHKIVQGAVEMVEMALNELSRKQIVELDDERKAAMVSNLLVILCGDKEASPVVNAGTLSH comes from the coding sequence ATGAAAGCAGAAAAAATTATTAAACCAGCAAACGGTTATTTAATGTTATTAATCGTATTACTATTATTTATTGGCGGAATTGTATTGTGTGCAATGCAAGAAACAATTGTGTATGCTCTTGTTAGTCTAATTGGCTTTATTGGTTTCTTCGGATTTATTTTAGTAAACCCAAATACTTCTAAAGTAATTTTACTATTTGGTAAATATGTAGGAACTATTAAAGCGAATGGATTGTATTGGGCAAATCCTCTTTATAAGAAAAAAACAATTTCTTTAAGAGCTAGTAATTTCGATTCTGAACGTTTAAAAGTAAATGACAAATTAGGGAATCCAGTAATGATTTCTACCATTTTGGTTTGGAGAGTTACAGATACGTATAAAGCTGCTTTTGATGTTGATAATTACGAAAACTTTGTACGAGTACAAACAGATGCTGCCGTTAGAAAATTAGCAAGTATGTATCCGTATGATAATTTTGCAGACGAAGGTCATGACGAAGACATTACCTTACGCTCTAGTGTTAACGAAGTTTCTGAAGCTTTAGAAAAAGAAATTGATGAACGTTTAACAATTGCAGGTATTGAAGTTTTAGAAGCAAGAATTGGGTATTTAGCCTATGCTAATGAAATTGCTTCTGCAATGTTAAAAAGACAACAAGCAACTGCTATTGTAGCTGCAAGACATAAAATTGTACAAGGTGCTGTGGAAATGGTAGAAATGGCTTTAAACGAATTAAGTAGAAAACAAATTGTGGAGCTAGATGATGAACGCAAAGCTGCAATGGTAAGTAATTTATTGGTTATTTTGTGTGGAGATAAAGAAGCCTCTCCTGTTGTAAATGCAGGAACCTTGAGTCATTAA
- a CDS encoding META domain-containing protein — protein sequence MKTKLIIVFTMIAMITISCNSDKKKNKDSLTNSITEKHWQLKTLEGQEVTKADNLEREIFITLNTDTNSITGFTGCNTISGEFILKEGNRIEFKKMLTTLKMCPDAAVNESELLKIFEVADNYTIKDNILSLNVGRKAPLAVFEAIE from the coding sequence ATGAAAACTAAATTAATAATAGTATTTACAATGATAGCAATGATAACTATAAGTTGTAATTCTGATAAGAAAAAAAACAAGGATTCTTTAACAAATTCTATTACAGAAAAACATTGGCAACTTAAAACTCTAGAAGGACAAGAGGTAACCAAAGCAGATAACCTAGAACGTGAAATTTTTATCACTTTAAATACAGATACAAACAGTATTACGGGTTTTACAGGTTGTAATACAATTTCTGGAGAATTTATTTTAAAAGAAGGTAATAGAATTGAATTCAAAAAAATGCTAACAACTTTAAAAATGTGTCCAGATGCAGCTGTTAATGAATCTGAATTATTAAAAATATTTGAAGTAGCAGACAACTACACAATTAAGGATAACATTCTATCATTAAACGTTGGTAGAAAGGCTCCTTTGGCTGTTTTTGAAGCTATTGAATAA